The Zingiber officinale cultivar Zhangliang chromosome 10A, Zo_v1.1, whole genome shotgun sequence genome contains a region encoding:
- the LOC122026727 gene encoding aspartic proteinase CDR1-like → MAAISTFFRLLLLISFMQALVMTNTVFDVKLVHRDSPKSPLYNSSMMTFDRLQAAALRSVNRASYLAKRIAMKTSTDIDVRVHYDDWEFLMEFSLGTPNPQHVWGILDTGSSLNWVNCVGCECFNKTAALFNHSASLSYNKFTCNSDECKSFSQGHCDDDQTCVYHYAYADGTNIDGMFSSDTFRFYSSDTKQFTSIPNILFGCNFRSFDTIDNDFGSTIGLGPSSPSLIHQLAPKYIDKYFSYCLDSWYYGGLASRLFLGRGNTTVTGKVTVTSFMTQNNGYAVQLNSISIPDEFNIDYHTRKSKLTAGNIIFDSGTAMTVLDTQVVDELVRKLTDYVSLPTVKQEGEFKLCFDVHSTEQEEQLPGLLFSFAGELGNFSVSPENLFTWFGAHVKCMVILGTNDIQIFGNIMQKDVLVGHDLEKMELTLTEKKCI, encoded by the coding sequence ATGGCGGCCATTAGTACCTTCTTCCGCCTCCTCCTACTGATCTCCTTCATGCAGGCCCTTGTCATGACAAACACTGTCTTCGACGTCAAGTTGGTCCACCGTGACTCCCCAAAGTCACCATTGTACAATAGCTCGATGATGACCTTCGATCGCCTACAGGCCGCTGCCCTTCGCTCGGTCAACCGAGCTAGCTACTTGGCCAAGCGTATCGCCATGAAGACCTCCACCGACATAGATGTGCGCGTACACTATGATGATTGGGAATTCTTGATGGAGTTCAGCTTGGGCACGCCAAACCCGCAACATGTGTGGGGTATTCTCGACACCGGCAGCAGTCTAAACTGGGTCAACTGTGTGGGGTGCGAATGCTTCAACAAGACTGCCGCCCTATTCAATCATAGTGCATCCCTCTCCTACAACAAGTTTACTTGCAATTCCGATGAGTGCAAGAGCTTTTCCCAAGGTCATTGCGATGATGATCAGACGTGCGTGTACCATTACGCCTACGCCGATGGCACCAACATCGACGGAATGTTCTCCTCGGACACCTTCCGTTTCTACTCGTCAGATACGAAGCAATTTACATCCATTCCAAATATTCTATTTGGTTGCAACTTTAGGTCCTTTGACACCATCGACAATGACTTCGGTAGCACCATTGGGTTGGGCCCCTCGTCTCCATCTCTGATCCACCAGCTTGCCCCTAAGTACATCGACAAGTACTTCTCCTACTGCCTGGACTCCTGGTACTATGGGGGACTCGCTAGCAGGCTCTTCTTGGGACGCGGCAATACCACTGTCACCGGAAAGGTGACTGTCACGTCATTCATGACACAAAATAACGGCTATGCTGTGCAGCTTAATTCTATCTCTATCCCGGATGAGTTCAACATTGATTACCATACTAGGAAGTCCAAGTTGACGGCCGGCAATATCATCTTTGACTCCGGCACTGCCATGACTGTACTGGACACTCAAGTGGTGGATGAGTTGGTAAGGAAATTGACGGATTATGTTAGCTTGCCAACTGTGAAGCAGGAAGGAGAATTCAAATTGTGCTTCGATGTGCACTCGACGGAACAAGAGGAGCAGTTGCCAGGGTTGTTGTTCTCATTTGCTGGGGAGTTGGGGAACTTCAGTGTGAGCCCTGAAAACTTGTTTACATGGTTTGGTGCGCATGTGAAATGCATGGTGATATTGGGAACGAATGATATACAGATCTTTGGAAATATTATGCAGAAAGATGTTTTGGTTGGACATGATCTAGAAAAAATGGAATTAACCCTTACAGAGAAAAAGTGTATCTAG